A region from the Triticum urartu cultivar G1812 chromosome 1, Tu2.1, whole genome shotgun sequence genome encodes:
- the LOC125513445 gene encoding nuclear intron maturase 2, mitochondrial-like, which produces MPPPRRALLSSLLRLRACSSLAHHPPRPPPPSSRRHQFVADPIAAAGTGRSSVGGNPLDPTQLLRDDPVSITASLWVSSFRAAAPGDATPPPPPTLAPFLTRLELWVLAYQKAYADETGSYLPRSSIPASTLTSILTLRNAVIDARFRFGNRLTPYLHSPRAAAAPDPATLSKRKLRALLTTPGPAPFQDRVVQELLLLLLEPVYEARFSPKSFAFRPGRSPHAALRSIRRSWAPYLWYIKGDLSPLLDSPDPVLVVGALIRDVRDKKVVDLVRSALLTPVVTARPGDDDASKKKKKRKYQKKKVLPEGEPKPDPYWLQTFFGFAPEEALTQPDWGHCGVLSPLLANVCLDEFDKWMDEKIKEFYKPSKSDVVGGEDGIEQGNTSWPEFVPTSGPDKTRKVDYIRFGGHFLIGVRGPRADAAVIRKQLIEFCDQRFRIKLDNESLPIEHITKGIMFLDHVLCRRVVYPTLRYTATGGKIISEKGVGTLLSVTASLKQCIRQFRKLEFLKGDREPDPQPCFRMFHATQAHTNLQMNKLLTTMAEWYRYADNRKKVVNFCSYIIRGSLAKLYAAKYKLRSRAKVYKIASRNLSRPLKDKKGQSPEYTNLLRMGLVDSVDGLQYTRMSMVPDPDYTPLPSGWRPDHEKFLLEYIKLTDQQTLEEQRSCIREEGLITPQDHISMLVWSYKKNAVLLPSSKESDVQESIEDLGSDTDELNNKELRHGGHQGFPQPTEMS; this is translated from the coding sequence atgcctccgcctcgccgcgcgctcctctcctccctcctccgccTCCGCGCCTGCTCCTCCCTTGCCCACCACCCaccgcggccgccgccgccctcctcgcgccgccaccAGTTCGTCGCCGaccccatcgccgccgccggcacGGGACGGAGCAGCGTCGGCGGAAACCCCTTGGACCCCACCCAGCTCCTCCGCGACGACCCGGTATCCATCACCGCGTCGCTGTGGGTCTCCTCCTTCCGCGCCGCCGCGCCTGGCGACGccactccgccaccgccgccgacgcTGGCCCCCTTCCTCACTCGCCTCGAGCTCTGGGTGCTCGCCTACCAGAAGGCCTACGCGGACGAGACCGGCTCCTACCTACCCCGCTCCTCCATCCCCGCCTCCACGCTCACCTCCATCCTCACCCTCCGCAACGCCGTCATCGACGCCCGCTTCCGCTTCGGCAACCGCCTCACACCCTATCTCCACTCCCCGCGCGCCGCGGCGGCCCCGGACCCCGCCACCCTCTCCAAGCGCAAGCTCCGCGCCCTCCTCACCACCCCGGGCCCGGCCCCCTTCCAGGACCGCGTCGTGCaggagctgctcctgctgctgctcgAACCAGTGTATGAGGCGCGGTTCTCGCCCAAGTCCTTCGCCTTCCGCCCTGGGCGATCCCCGCATGCCGCACTCCGCAGCATCCGCCGGAGCTGGGCGCCCTACCTCTGGTACATCAAGGGAGACCTCTCCCCGCTGCTTGATTCCCCTGACCCTGTGCTCGTGGTCGGCGCGCTCATCCGTGATGTGCGCGACAAGAAAGTGGTCGATTTAGTCCGCTCTGCGCTGCTTACTCCAGTGGTGACCGCGAGGCCTGGTGATGATGATgcatcaaagaagaagaagaagaggaagtaCCAGAAAAAGAAGGTGCTGCCGGAAGGGGAGCCGAAGCCTGACCCCTACTGGCTGCAGACATTCTTTGGGTTTGCACCAGAAGAGGCTCTGACTCAGCCTGATTGGGGGCATTGTGGGGTGCTGAGCCCGTTGCTCGCCAATGTCTGtctggatgagtttgataaatggATGGACGAGAAGATTAAGGAGTTCTACAAGCCGTCCAAGTCGGATGTTGTGGGAGGGGAGGATGGCATTGAGCAGGGGAATACATCATGGCCGGAGTTTGTACCCACGAGCGGGCCTGACAAAACAAGGAAGGTGGACTATATTCGGTTTGGCGGGCATTTCTTGATTGGGGTGAGGGGGCCTAGGGCTGATGCTGCAGTGATCCGAAAGCAGCTCATTGAATTTTGTGATCAGCGGTTCAGGATCAAGCTTGACAACGAGAGCCTCCCAATTGAACACATCACTAAAGGGATCATGTTTCTTGATCATGTGTTGTGTCGTCGTGTCGTGTACCCAACCCTCCGTTACACAGCCACTGGAGGCAAGATCATTAGCGAGAAGGGGGTTGGTACTCTGCTCTCGGTTACAGCCAGTTTGAAGCAGTGCATCAGGCAGTTCCGGAAGCTAGAGTTTTTAAAGGGAGACCGTGAGCCAGACCCACAGCCATGTTTCCGGATGTTCCATGCCACGCAAGCTCACACTAACTTGCAGATGAATAAGCTTTTAACCACGATGGCAGAATGGTATCGCTATGCTGATAACCGCAAAAAGGTTGTCAACTTTTGCTCGTACATTATAAGGGGGTCCTTGGCAAAGTTATATGCCGCCAAGTATAAGCTGCGGTCAAGGGCAAAGGTttataagattgcatcaaggaaTCTTAGTCGACCACTGAAGGATAAGAAAGGGCAGTCACCAGAGTACACCAATTTGCTGAGAATGGGTCTTGTAGACTCAGTTGATGGACTTCAGTATACAAGGATGTCAATGGTTCCTGATCCTGACTATACACCATTACCAAGCGGGTGGCGCCCAGACCACGAGAAGTTTTTGCTAGAATATATAAAGCTCACAGATCAACAAACATTGGAAGAGCAGCGGAGTTGCATTAGAGAGGAGGGGCTTATAACACCACAAGACCACATTTCAATGCTTGTATGGAGCTACAAGAAAAATGCAGTTTTACTACCTTCTTCAAAAGAGAGTGATGTCCAAGAATCCATAGAAGACCTTGGTTCGGATACAGATGAATTGAATAACAAGGAGCTGAGGCATGGAGGCCATCAGGGTTTTCCACAACCTACTGAAATGTCTTGA